CAGCCAGCTCCTCTCCAAGTTCCAGTcatatcctcctcccccaaagAACATACTCTAAAAATACAAAGCACAATGACACATCAACATGTTTTTTCTCCTAAAAGTAACTCATCACTAATCACTCTGTTACTTTACTACATCCTGTTGGATTAGCAGTAGAAATAGTTCAAAGACTCAGAACAAATGGCAGATGTCAGGGAAATCAGAGGCTTTTGGTAGAATTCAAAGGCCTGAATTTCAGACATTAATGCATGCAAGTTATTGCTATTGCATGCACAAAACAGGTATTGGTGAATGCAAAAGGTTAGTTATATGCATAAATGGCCATCTGTGCAAAAAAATGCCCAATTTGCAGGTGTAATCATAGTAACTGGGTGTTTCTGTTTAGGTGACAATTGcatttacttttttgtttgtgtAACTGCacgcatttttgaaaatcagtcgctatgcatttttaatttttttatttcatggtAAAGTAATTGCATAGTTGGCAGTAAGTTACTTATAGGGGGATAAAGTTAATCTCTGCCTGAGCATAAGGGAGACCACATACATAAGAGCTTTTGTGACTGTTCAGTTTTGTACTGTAAAGAGTCAGATTCTCAGCAGCATTCAGAGCTATGTCTCATGTCTATAGCTTCTGTATCTACATGCAAGGCACTGAAAATGTACCTTATGAGTTACACTTCCAAATCAGACTAACAATTCTGATTTTTCAAGTCACCTGATTTATTTAATATCAATGCAACAAAAgctgatgatttaaaaaacagaggTGTTAGGAACCAATTATGCAACCCTGCCATGAGTCCCAGATGTACAAATGTAAGGTTTATTAGCCTAGTTGCCTCAGCTGACTCAACTGTTAATCCAGGATCTAAAGCGAGAGACAGGTGTCTTAGGTACTCTGGACATAAACCATCAAGACCTTTAGAGATCAAAGCCAACAGCTTGAATTCCAGCTGGAAATAAACTAGAAGACAGCTCAATCTAGACACCACTAGTGTCATGCATGCGAGAGGAAAGTTTAACTACTTGCCAGAACCCAGATACAGCAGATTATGTTTGTCTTCTCCTGATATATGAAGATAGAAAGAACATCCAGCATCACTGCTGCTATCTCGACTTCCAGAAGCAGATGGAGATTTAACAGGATCTTTAGGCTGTGAATCTTAGGCCCTGTACACATACACAAGTTGAGCCAGTTTAACTACATCTATTTAAAACCACACTTTTGGTTGAACTGGTGCAACTTTGTGTATGGAACAGGTCTTAGTAACAACAGGCAGGTATATCCCCTCAGCTGAAAGAGCTGAGATTGCTTCACCGTCTCCTTCTTTGGTTGCCTTTCCCAGCCTTTCATTATTATCTCTGTCAAAGCTGGGGTAAGCTTTCTCCAGCCAGTTCTCATCCAAACCTGCCTCTAGGCTAGACACAGGGAAAGGGAAGTAACTAAACTATGCAGACCCATGAAATAAAGATGCACAGTTGAGTACTAGCAGAATATTGATTATACTGCACTCCAACCCACCTATCGCCTTTTGCATCCTCATATACACATTGAGCAGGAGGGAAGCCCACAGGAAAAGAAGAGCAATACATCTGCCTGCATCCTTTCCAAGATAAATAAATGGACCTACTCAAGAGTGACTCTTTCTATCCCTGTGTGGTCTGTGGTGGATGGTATCACAGTCTAAAGAAATCGACATGAACACTTGACCTTTACCCATCACCAGAAGGAGGTCATCACTGGCCAATGAGACCAGCATCACTTCTTTGTCATACCCATAGATATCATACTGGAAGGGTGAAGAATCTCTGAGACCTTCAGGTGCAGCCAGGGACACCTGTCCAATCCTTCTGCATGTTCTGTTCTATAAAAGGAAGACTAGAAATAGGGTGTTATAGGGGGAGACTGTTGGTTTTTTGAGCATGAGCTTAACAGTCAATCATTAAGAGCTGCCCTCCTATATGGAGATAAAGCCAATATCCACCAGTAATGGACACAATGTGTCTCCACTAGGTCTTGCCAACCAAGAAGGATATTGCTTCAGATCACAATTGGCAGTGTGAAGCTCTCCAGAACCTCAGTGACCACAATTGGCCAGGAACCTTGGTAGCGAAGACATCTCTTTTGCCTCCACATTTCCACCACAATGGAGAGGACCAACCCAATTGGAATCTAAGTGATCGTATCTATAATGTAGATATAAAACTCCTTATCAAGAAGAGCACTCCGGACTGTTTCTGGGCAAAGACAATTGGAGTTCACTAGGTTGTCCACCATGTAGAACAGTGCCACTGATCAGGACTTAGGTAGAGGTGAAGGTGAAAAGGGAAACCCCTTATTCACCTTCAGTTAGTGTGATATGTTAAAATGTGTTTATATCATGATCAGTGATGCTAACCTTCCCCTTTCCAGCTTTATCTATCACATTGCAGTTGTATATCAAGGAGACCAGTCAGAATGGGACAAATGGAGGGGCATTTAGGAACCACCTCACTGAAAGGGGTGAACAGAAGAGAATCACAATGTCCACCTAACCATCTATAAAATTATCCATCAAGACAAGTGGCCTGTTGTGCCATATGTGAAAGGAGATTGGAGGTTTCAAGCCTGGTTCCTCATGGACATTTAGCCACATCAGAGAACTAATGCAGTTTGGCACAATTTTCTGTCCCTGCTCAGAACACACCTGATATTGAAAATAGGAAGCATTATAGATTAGTACTGGTAAAACTGTAAATGTCTCCAGGACTGAAATATCATAGCTCAGGGAGAAGAGGACTGGAATATGAAGGAGGTCAGCAGAAAGTCAGCAGTGAGGtggattggcagagctgggaatgggggccAGGACTGGAATGGAGGTGaattagcagagctgtgtgggaatcataggactggaggggaccttgagaggtcatctagtccagtcccctgcactctaagaactaagtattatttagaccatccctcaTTATGCAAGTTAACAATTGGACTTCAACAAAATATATCTGGTCTCAGGAACATAGAATGAAGGAACTGGAAGAGACATCTCGTTCTCTGGCTGTAGTATGCAGTCCACTGGTATGGTATGAACTTCTTTTGAATAAACAGAAAGGATTCAAGTCTAAAAATCCTTTGACAATGAGGCCCTCTAGTGTGCAGACAGAAAATTCCCACAAATAGTTTGCATAGAGCACATACATTAGGAAAAACTCAATTTATTTTAACTTTCTGGAtctaaaatattcattttatttctAGTCTTCCTTCACCAGTGTGCTACAATATCCATCTTTTGTTCCAGTTCCAAAGATTCTTTGTCTTACATTTCTTGAACTCTGATCTTAGCCCATAAATTCAACCATCTGAGAGAGCAAATCACCCTGTAGATTCCTCCAAGTAATATAAttctcttttctctttttctaaGTGAATTGGTGCCAGATTCCCAGCCCTGGAGACTAAAGCTGTCACTATATTCACAGAACAGGCACACCAGAGGCTGGGCCAGTACAAGCATTCTTATTCATGCTGCAATATGTTGAGAAATGGGAGGAATTGCTGAGCTTGgaccattttaaaaatgtgagagCTGTGTCCTCAACCAGTCATAaggcatgtagggtgaccagacagcaagtgtgaaaaatccggaCAGGGgctagggggtaataggagcctatatcagaaaaagacccaaaaatcaggactgtccctataaaatcgggacatctggtcaccctaacaggcACGTAAGTGCTATATGAAGGAACCTCTCCCTGATACATCATACAATCTCTTACCTATTTATGATCTGAAAAAATGGGAACCCAGAATAAATGGGAACCCAGAATAAAGAAATGCTGAGGTCCTTTGATATTATAATGGTCTTCTCCATGCCACCTCTCCCTTTGATATGTGATACACAGATTATTAAATTCAGCTAAGTTGTGCCCAGTCATAACCGGTCTGAATTTGGCCAAAGAATCTAGAGATGGAAAAAACCTGTTAGATCATCTAGTCACAAATCATCCTTCTTTCTCTTACTGAAGGTAAGGTTGGCACTAAATCTGCTTTTCTCCCTTACCTGAATACTTCCCCAagactttaaataaataattgttcTTTTCACAGTCATATGCTCTTCAGTTtgcagactgaggcctggtctacactacgggtttaggtcgactttagcagcgttaaaccgaattaagcctggacacgtccacacaacgaagccctttctttcgacttaaagggtcctttaaaccggtttctttacaccacctccgacgaggggattagcgataaaaccggcctttgcgggtcggaattggggtagtgtggacggaattcgacgttattggcctccgggagctatcccacagtgcttcattgtgaccgctctggacagcactctcaactcagatgcactgaccaggtagacaggaaaagacccgcgaatgtttgaatttcatttcctgtttgctcagcgtggagagcacaggtgaccacgcagagctcatcagcacaggtaaccgtgatggagtcccaggatcgcaaaagagctccagcatggaccgaacgggaggtacgagatctgctcgccatatggggagatgaagcagtgatagctgaactccgtagcagtaaaagaaatggaaaagtattagaaaagatctccaaggccatgaaggaccgaggccataacagggacacacagcagtgccgcgtgaaaattaaggagctacggcaagcttaccacaaagccagagaagcaaacggaaggtccggggcagagccgcaaacttgccgctactacgcggagctgcatgcgatcctagggggtgcagccaccactaccccaaccgtgtgctatgactctctcactggagaaacacacagggaagacggttcggggaacgaggaagatgatgatggaggtactgtaggtagctcacagcagcaaggaagcagagaaaccggtttccccaacagccaggatatgtttgtgaccctggacctggaaccagtaacccccgaactcacccaagaccctcagggcacacaggagacctctggtgagtgtaactttgtaaatatttgtaaacattacaaaaaaaaaaagcaagcgtgtttaatgattaatttgccctggcaatcgcggccagtacatctactggaaaagtctgttaacgtgtatggggatggagcggaaatcctccagggacatctccagaaagctctcctggttgaaatggggtgattttatttaggggacattcagaggcacccgttcctgctcttctgaacagaaatgttccccgctgttaaccacgcggtggggggaggggtgaagcgatcatcccagagaatcgtgtgtgtgtgtgggggggtggtttacttgtgtttgtgccgcatgttaaccgggaaactgcagcccctccttttacattgaaaacccattttaaatggacaacccaattcatccttgatatgggaaatgcgctgctgtttgcaacctttcccgcatgttaagaaggttaaaaaagccaaaacactgtggcctaccatggctgcctgcaagccgaaatatgcgaccttgtaatgaaagagtgtacccattgttctctaaaatgtgtcttttttaaccacctctcccttctcctccaccagctgcaaatgtttctccttcgcagaggctcgtgaacattagaaagagaaaacgtaggacgagggacgatatgttcacggagttgcagatgtcctcccacgctgatagagcacagcagaatgcatgcaggcagtcaatgtcggagatgagaaaagcccaatatgaacgagaggagaggtggcgggctgaatcgcgggatgaacagagcaagtggcgggctgaagacgataggtggcgtcagcttgcagacagacggcaagagtcaatgctccgtctgctggagcatcaaactgatatgcttgaGCGTATGGTTCAGCTGcaggaaggcagcaggagcagagaccgccactacagcccctgtgtaaccaacagccctcctccccaagttccatagcctcctcaccaagatgcccaagaacacggtgggggggcctccgtccacccagtcactccaccccagatgatcgcccaagcatcagaaggctggccttcaataagagttaaagttttaaaatgcagtgtgtccttttccttccctcctcccccacccatcccaggctaccttggcaattatccccctacttctgtgaggaactaataaagaatgcatgaatgtgaaaaaacaatgactttattgcctctgcaagcggtgctcgaattggggaggggagggtggggtggggtggttggtttacagggcagtagagtgaaccgggtcggggggggggggttggagggttcatcaagaagaaacaaacagaagtttcacaccgtagcctggccagtcaaaaaactcgttttcaaagcctctctgatgcgcaccgcgccttgctgtgctcctctaaccgccctggtgtctggctgcgcgtaatcagcggccaggcgagttgcctcaacctcccaccccgccataaaggtctcccccttactctcacagatattgtggagcgcacagcaagcagcaataacaatggggatattcttttcgctgaggtctgagcgagtcagtaagctgcgccagcgcgcttttaaacttccaaatgcacattccaccaccattcggcacttgctcagcctgtagttgaacaggtcctgactcctgtccaggctgcctgtgtacggcttcatgagccatggcattaaggggtaggctgggtccccaaggatcacgataggcatttcaacatccccaacggtcactttctggtccgggaagaaagtcccttcctccagctttcgaaacagagcagagttcctgaagacgcgagcatcatgtacctttcccggccatcccacgttgaaacgtcccttgtgatccaccagggcttgcagcagcattgaaaagtaccccttgcggtttacgtagtcggtggcttggtgctccggtgacaagatagggatatgggttccgtctatggccccgccacagtttgggaatcccatttcagcaaaaccatccactattgactgcacgttgcccagagtcaatacccttgctatcaccaggtcttttattgccctggcaaattggatcacagcagcccccaccgtagatttgcccactccaaattgattcccgactgaccggtagctgtctggcgttgcaagcttccacagggctatcgccactcgcttctcaactgtgagggctgctctcatcttggtatcctggcgtttcagggcaggggaaagcaagtcacaaagttccatgaaagtgcccttacgcatgcgaaagtttcgcagccactgggaatcgtcccatacctgcagcacgatgcgatcccaccagtctgtgcttgtttcccgggcccagaatcggcgttccacggcatgaacctgccacagtgacaccatgatttccacattgctggggcctgtgccttgtgagaggtctatgtccatgtcaatttcctcatcactctcgtcaccgcgctgcaatcgcctcctcgggtggtccgggtttcgccttggcatgtcctggctctgcatatactccaggacaatgcgcgtggtgttcatagtgctcagaattgccgcggtgatctgagcgggctccatgatcccagtgctagctatggcgcctggctggtaagaaaaaaggcgcgaaactagtatctgatggaccaggagaaggagggagggccgagtgacgacatggcgtacaggtacaggaacagggaattaaaatcaagaaaggtggctgtgcatcagggagaaacacaaacaactgtgacacagaatggtccccccaaagattaaactgaaaaccctgggcttagcaggccgttgatttcacggaggaaggggaagcaaatgaatacagaacaaatctattttttacatcttaagctggcagccgacggtgcagcatgagtgatagcctctccagtatgatgacgacggttaccagtcataatataccatcgtctgccaaaaggcaaggggctgctgctgtgtagcaatgcagccccacgtctgccagccccacgtccgccagcacccagcatcgccctcggcctcttctgggtgcttagcagacaatactgggcaattggcagaaaatagtatattacgactggtagccatcatcatcgaaacagtagcatgtctgcccaggtggccatgattgacagccactccagtacgacgatgatggataccagtcacaatataccatctcctggcaaggggctggtgcaatgcagccctacggctgccagccccacggctatcactcatgctacaccatctaccgccaaaaggcagttagcagctgctgctgtgtagcaatgcagtcccacgtctgccggcacccagaggacatatggtgacggtgagctcagctgagctgagcgggctccatgcttgccgtggtatgttgtctgcacaggtaacccaggtaaaaaggcgcaaatctattgtctgccgttgctgtgacgaggggggaggggcctgacaacatgtacccagaaccgcccgcgacactgttttgcatcatccgggcattgggatctcaacccagaattcaaagaaaaggcgcgaaagtagtatctgacggactaggggaaggagggagggcgggccgagtgacaacatggcgtacaggtacagggaattaaaatcaagaacggtggctgtgcatcagggagaaacacaaacaactgtcacacagaatggtccccccaaagattaaactgaaaaccctgggtttagcaggccgttgatttgacggagggagggggaagcaaatgaatacagagcaaatctattttttacatcttaagacgacggtgcagcatgactgatagccctcggcatctttctgggtgattggcagcaaatactgggcagtgtatgacgatggtcttcaggcctattgcacgatcggctgctcggggaagactctgctaatgtgcgatgacccgacttgtaataggacggttaacagtcgtaatacaccatctactgccaaaaggcaaaccccacggctgccagcacccaaatcgccgatgaaggctaccagtctactgcaccgtctaccgccaaaaggcagttagcagctgctgctgtgtagcaatgcagtcccacgtctgccggcatccagaggacatatggtgacggtgagctcagctgagctgagcgggctccatgttgtctgcacaggtaacccaggtaacccaggtaaaaaggcgcgaatctattgtctgccgttgctgtgacaggggagggaggggcctgacgacatgtacccagaaccgcccgcgacactgttttgcatcatccgggcattgggatctcaacccagaatcccaaggggcggcggagactgcgggaactgtgggatagctgtgggatagctacccatagtgcaatgctccggaagtcgacgctagcctcgtactgtggacgcggtccgccgactagagcacctagagcattttatgtggggacacacacaatcggctgtatacaaccggtttcaataaaaccggcttctataaattcgaactaatttcgtagtgtagacataccctgagaagtGTAGCAATTTACTACAAAATTCACCTGCAAGACCTAAATGTCTAAATGTCTCCATGGTTATGTAAACATGCAGAGATGATTGGCAAATGGGGAAGGGTGTAGGACTGTCTTAAACTCAGCCTGCAAGAGGTTTAGGAGAGTTTGATGTACATTGGACCCTTACTGTAGATTCTGCCATGTGACATAATGCAAATACCATGATGAGGGGATGTGGCACTGTCACATGCGACACAGGGAGCCAGTGCTGTCATGaaagacaaacaccacaacaGGAAGGTGCCCTGGGGGGGCCCAAAAGCAGCCCCCTGGGCTTCCCATCTGGCCCAGGGCAGGTGGCGGgtctgcgcccctcccccactctgcctcttcccccaaggccctgcccacccactgctcactcctctccaccccttccctccaggctccccctcccaccactcacttctctctgccccacccctgaggctccctcccccactcctctcctcccccgaAGCCCCCCAGCCACTCgctcctctccatccctcccccgAAGCCCTCCTGCCACTCGGTCCTCTCGGCCCCCTCCTCCGAGGCCCCTGCCACCTATCACTTGCACAtctccacccctcctccaagACCCCCGCCTCTCACTCTCTTCTGCCCTCTCCTGCCTTAAGGGTGAGCgatggggggaaagggagcagagaggagcgagCGGCAGGCAGGgtcctcagggggaagaggtggaacgaGGGTGGAAAGAGGCAGAGTTAGGTCGAGAAGAGACGGAGTGAGGACAGGCCTTGGGAAGAAGAGGCACAGCATGGGCAGGGCATCAGGACAGAGCAGGGGCGGAGCACAGGAAGATGCCACTGGCCTCCTTGGTTCTCCGGAACTTCCAGTGGTGGCACTCCAAAGGCAGCAGACTGGCACACCTGCATCTGGTATTTCTTGCCCTGTGTGAGGAGGCTAAGCCTCACCAAGCCTCTTATACCTGCCGCtcatgtcttctcttctccagactaaacaaacccgatttttccaatcttccctcagaggtcatgttttctagacctttaatcatttttgttgctcttctctggactttctccaatttgtccacatccttcctgaaatgtggtgcccagaactggacacaatactgcagctgaggccttatcagcacagagtagagaagaataattacttcttgtgtcttgcttacaacactcctgctgatacatcctGGAATGATGTTCatgttttttgcaacagtgtaacactgttgactcgtatttaacttgtgatccactatgagccccagatccctttttgcagtactccttcctaggcagacatttcccattctgtatgtggtcaactgattgttccttccttagtggagtactttgcatttgtccttattgaacttcatcctatttacttcagaacatttctcccatttgtccaaatcattttgaattttaatcctatcctccaaagcactcgcaacccctcacagcttggtatcatccgcaaactttataagtgtactccctatgccattatctaagggtatgtctacactacgaaattaggtcaaatttatagaagccagtattatagaaatcggttgtatacagccgattgtgtgtgtccctacataaaatgctctaagtgctccagtcggcggaccgcatccacagtaccgaggctagcgtagacttccggagcattgcactatgggtagctatcccacagttcccgcagtctctgccgcccattggaattctgggttgagatcccaatgccttaatgatgcaaaacagtgtcgcggggggttctgggtacatgtcgtcaggcccctccccctccgtcagagcatcggcagacaatagattcgcgcctttttacctgggttacctgtgcagacaacataccacggcaagcatggagcccgctcagatcagctcaccgtcaccatatgtcatctgggtgccggcagacgtggtactgcattgctacacagcagcagcagctatctgccttttggtggtagatggtgcagcatgactggtagtcgtggggctggcagctgtagggctgcattgcaccagccccttgccttttggtagaagatggtatattacgattggtatccatcgttgttgtactgcagtggctgtcaatcatgggcacctgggcagacatgtcccgatgatgatggctatcagtcgtagtatgctattttctgccaatcgcccagtattttctgctaagcacccagaagaggccgagggtgatctgggtgctggcagacgtggggctgcattgctacacagcagcagccccttgccttttggcagaagatggtatattacgactggtatccgtcgtcgtcgtcgtactgcagtggctatcagtcatgctgcaccatcggctgtcagcttaagatgtaaaaaatagatttgttctgtattcatttgcttcccctccctccgtgaaatcaacggcctgctaaacccagggttctgagtttaatctttggggggtgccattctgtgtgacagttgtttgtgtttctccctgatgtacagccacctttcttgattttaattccctgtacctgtacgccatgttgtcactcggccctccctccctccttccctggtccgtcagatactagtttcgcgccttttttcagaccaggcgccatagctagcactgggatcatggagcccgctcagatcaccgcggcaattatgagcactatgaacaccatgcgcattgtcctggagtatatgcagagccaggacatgccaaagcgaaaccaggaccagccgaggaggcgattgcagcgcagcgacgagagtgatgaggaaattgacatggacatagacctctcacaaggcacaggccccagtaatgtggaaatcatggtgttactggggcaggttcatgc
This region of Chrysemys picta bellii isolate R12L10 chromosome 9, ASM1138683v2, whole genome shotgun sequence genomic DNA includes:
- the LOC135973359 gene encoding myb/SANT-like DNA-binding domain-containing protein 2, which produces MESQDRKRAPAWTEREVRDLLAIWGDEAVIAELRSSKRNGKVLEKISKAMKDRGHNRDTQQCRVKIKELRQAYHKAREANGRSGAEPQTCRYYAELHAILGGAATTTPTVCYDSLTGETHREDGSGNEEDDDGGTVGSSQQQGSRETGFPNSQDMFVTLDLEPVTPELTQDPQGTQETSAANVSPSQRLVNIRKRKRRTRDDMFTELQMSSHADRAQQNACRQSMSEMRKAQYEREERWRAESRDEQSKWRAEDDRWRQLADRRQESMLRLLEHQTDMLERMVQLQEGSRSRDRHYSPCVTNSPPPQVP